The sequence TGGACCTGGCCGACCTGCCGGCCTACGCCGCGGTCCGCCGCCGGGTCTTCCCGGCCGACCCGCCGGCCAGCACGACCGTGCAGGTCAGCGGGCTGTTCCTGCCCGGCCTGGCGCTGGAGGTGGAGGTCACCGCAGCGGTCAGGAGCGGCTGACGAGGCGGGACAGCAGACGCGCCCGGGCTGCCTGCCGCGCCCCGTCGGCGGCCGGCCACCAGGGGCACGCCACGTGCATGGCGGCAACCCGGCCGGTGGCCGTCAGCCTCGCGCAGGCGGCCACCACGGCGTCGGTGGACGGCCCACCCGGCACCGGGAAGCGCAGGCCGGGCAGCTCACCGGCGTCGACGACGTCCACATCGACATGCAGCACGAGCGGCCCCGGCGGGACGGTGGCCGCCCCGATCTCGGCAACCGGGAGCCGGCGGGTGGCGCTGGCCGCCAGGTAGGCGGCCTCGGCTGGGTCGAGGTCCCGCGCGTCCGCCAGCACCGCGCGCTCCGGTGAGACCGGGCGCAACCCGAACGCGTCGGCATACTTCCCCGGGTGCGCGCCGGTGACCAGGCGCAACGCCAGGCCGCCGAGGTACCCGGAGGTGCTGGTCTGCAGGGTGTGCACGTCGCCGTGCGCATCGAACCAGACCACGGCCGGGTCCAGACCAGCCCGCTGCACACCGGCGATCACTCCGCCGGCCACCAGGCAGTCGCCGGACAGAACCAGAGGCACCGCACCATCCGCGACCACCGGCGCTACCGCCACGGCGGTCGCGTCACACACCGCGGTGATCCTCGGCCACACGTCGCCGTCGGGAAACCGGGGCTCGACGGTCACGTCGGCGGGCACCGGGATCTCGTCCTCCGCCAGCCGCTCGTCTTGGTGATACGGAACCAGGATCGTGGTCATCCCGGCAGCCTACGGGGGCGCGGCGGCGCGGATGGGGCGTGGCGGCGCGGCGGCGCCGACAGGCACGGCGGCGCCGACAGGCG is a genomic window of Actinoplanes teichomyceticus ATCC 31121 containing:
- a CDS encoding arginase family protein: MTTILVPYHQDERLAEDEIPVPADVTVEPRFPDGDVWPRITAVCDATAVAVAPVVADGAVPLVLSGDCLVAGGVIAGVQRAGLDPAVVWFDAHGDVHTLQTSTSGYLGGLALRLVTGAHPGKYADAFGLRPVSPERAVLADARDLDPAEAAYLAASATRRLPVAEIGAATVPPGPLVLHVDVDVVDAGELPGLRFPVPGGPSTDAVVAACARLTATGRVAAMHVACPWWPAADGARQAARARLLSRLVSRS